In Streptomyces chartreusis NRRL 3882, the following are encoded in one genomic region:
- a CDS encoding GlcG/HbpS family heme-binding protein — protein MSTTTAVAPLTTQDADVLVTAARRAAEAAGVTVSVTVLDAGGHLLAFRRDDRAVLISGETSTRKAYTALQLNAPTADLVDAVQPGGLFHTLPTALDRPLLFIAGGVPVHRDGRLIGAIGVGGGAPEQDHAFATTALKALA, from the coding sequence ATGAGCACCACCACCGCGGTCGCGCCGCTGACCACCCAGGACGCCGACGTCCTCGTCACCGCCGCCCGGCGTGCCGCCGAGGCAGCAGGTGTCACCGTCAGCGTCACCGTCCTGGACGCCGGCGGCCATCTGCTCGCCTTCCGGCGTGACGACCGTGCCGTGCTGATCTCCGGCGAGACCAGCACCCGCAAGGCCTACACGGCTCTCCAACTGAACGCGCCCACCGCCGACCTCGTCGACGCCGTGCAGCCCGGAGGCCTCTTCCACACTCTGCCCACCGCGCTCGACCGGCCGCTGTTGTTCATCGCCGGCGGCGTGCCGGTGCACCGTGACGGCCGGCTGATCGGGGCGATCGGTGTCGGCGGCGGTGCGCCGGAGCAGGATCACGCCTTCGCCACGACCGCCCTGAAGGCCCTCGCCTGA
- a CDS encoding GNAT family N-acetyltransferase, which produces MPTPSLASLPIRRLTLRDLAACADLSEDRGWPREEHKWGFLLTAGKGYGIDDPDGGLVSACVVTEYGPQERPALAAIGMVLVAERHTRHGVGRRLMRHVISAMGPTPLTLHATPYGRPLYEELGFKVTGRAEMVCGRFTPGGPQPAVATRAATAEDLSAILRLDEQAFGTDRTHIVTRLPAFADQLRVAEEDGGIIGYAAAWPNMDTHVIGPLIARDTSVAQALIASLAAHIDRPLRTDIDVRHTELLAWAKERGLASAAFNSVMTYGITELPGDWSRRFAPVTVAAG; this is translated from the coding sequence GTGCCGACTCCTTCCCTTGCCTCTTTGCCCATCCGCCGTCTGACGCTCCGCGATCTCGCCGCCTGCGCCGACTTGTCCGAGGACCGGGGGTGGCCACGGGAGGAGCACAAGTGGGGCTTCCTCCTCACGGCCGGGAAGGGCTACGGCATCGACGACCCCGACGGCGGCCTCGTGAGCGCCTGTGTCGTTACCGAGTACGGACCGCAGGAGCGCCCCGCCCTCGCGGCGATCGGCATGGTCCTCGTCGCCGAACGGCACACCCGGCACGGCGTGGGACGTCGGCTGATGCGCCACGTCATCTCCGCGATGGGCCCCACGCCCCTCACCCTGCATGCGACGCCGTACGGCCGACCCCTCTACGAGGAACTCGGCTTCAAGGTCACCGGGCGGGCGGAGATGGTGTGCGGGCGTTTCACTCCTGGCGGGCCGCAGCCGGCGGTCGCCACCCGTGCCGCGACCGCCGAGGACCTGTCTGCGATCCTCCGGCTCGACGAGCAGGCGTTCGGGACCGACCGCACCCACATCGTCACCCGACTGCCGGCCTTCGCCGACCAGTTGCGCGTGGCGGAGGAGGACGGGGGGATCATCGGATACGCGGCCGCCTGGCCCAACATGGACACCCATGTCATCGGTCCGCTCATCGCACGTGACACGTCGGTCGCCCAGGCCCTCATCGCCTCCCTCGCCGCCCACATCGACCGTCCCCTGCGCACCGACATCGACGTACGGCACACAGAGCTGCTCGCGTGGGCGAAGGAGCGGGGCTTGGCGTCCGCCGCCTTCAACTCGGTGATGACCTACGGGATCACCGAGCTGCCCGGGGACTGGAGCCGTCGGTTCGCCCCGGTCACGGTCGCGGCGGGCTGA
- a CDS encoding globin domain-containing protein, with the protein MDAPTTTSADNGTSGGGGDWFTPRNKPTSTPDNEPGTAEGRRPAVIRPVGRQTADPEAPTDGAAAPPASTTDSANTGVPDQERGSPEAIAGPASMPPPTASSPAASSPRPAPTPVTPAPAPFASATAPPAEPRVPAQRPAPVSSPGPARSAPDTEASPDAVLIRRAMAEITPVADKVTSYFYALLFVRHPDLRSLFPAAMDTQRDRLLRALLTAAEHIDNTDVLVDYLQNLGRGHRKYGTRAEHYPAVGECLIGALSKYAAGVWDAEMEAAWVRTYTTISQVMIDAAAADELRAPAWWYAEIVTHDLRTPDVAVVTVRPDQPYPFLAGQYTSLETPWWPRIWRHYSFASAPRSDGLLSFHVKAVPAGWVSNALVHRARPGDIVRLGPPAGSMTVDHTTDSGLLCLGGGTGIAPIKALVEDVAEHGERRPVEVFYGARTDHDLYDIDTMLRLQQSHPWLSVRAIIDQQAHQQLPDAVRAFGPWNEYDAYLSGPPGMIRSGVDALRDIGIPSERIRHDSVEELVAAGS; encoded by the coding sequence ATGGACGCTCCGACCACCACGTCGGCCGACAACGGCACTTCTGGCGGCGGGGGCGACTGGTTCACGCCCCGCAACAAGCCGACGTCGACGCCGGACAACGAGCCCGGGACGGCGGAGGGCCGTCGACCTGCGGTGATACGCCCAGTGGGTCGGCAGACGGCCGACCCGGAAGCGCCGACAGACGGCGCGGCGGCCCCGCCCGCCTCGACGACAGACAGCGCGAACACCGGTGTACCGGACCAGGAGCGCGGATCCCCTGAGGCGATAGCCGGGCCCGCCTCCATGCCCCCACCCACCGCCTCCTCGCCCGCGGCCTCGTCACCACGACCCGCGCCCACGCCGGTCACACCGGCCCCGGCGCCCTTCGCCTCCGCCACGGCTCCTCCCGCCGAGCCGCGTGTCCCCGCCCAGCGGCCCGCACCTGTGTCGTCCCCAGGGCCGGCCCGCTCAGCCCCGGACACGGAAGCGTCCCCCGACGCCGTCCTCATCCGCCGCGCGATGGCAGAGATCACGCCCGTGGCCGACAAGGTCACCTCGTACTTCTACGCCCTGCTCTTCGTCCGCCACCCCGACCTGCGCTCGCTCTTCCCGGCCGCGATGGACACCCAGCGGGACCGGCTGCTCAGGGCGCTGCTCACGGCCGCCGAGCACATCGACAACACCGATGTCCTGGTCGACTACCTCCAGAACCTCGGCCGGGGCCACCGGAAGTACGGAACGCGGGCCGAGCACTACCCGGCCGTCGGCGAATGCCTGATCGGCGCGCTCAGCAAGTACGCCGCCGGGGTCTGGGACGCGGAGATGGAAGCGGCCTGGGTGCGGACGTACACCACGATCTCCCAGGTCATGATCGACGCGGCGGCCGCCGACGAACTGCGTGCTCCGGCCTGGTGGTACGCCGAGATCGTCACCCACGACCTCAGGACCCCGGACGTCGCGGTCGTCACCGTCCGCCCCGACCAGCCCTACCCCTTCCTCGCCGGGCAGTACACGAGCCTGGAGACCCCGTGGTGGCCCCGGATTTGGCGGCACTACTCCTTCGCCTCGGCACCCCGCTCCGACGGCCTGCTGTCGTTCCACGTGAAGGCCGTCCCGGCGGGCTGGGTCTCCAACGCCCTGGTGCACCGCGCCCGCCCCGGTGACATCGTCAGGCTCGGCCCGCCCGCCGGTTCCATGACCGTGGACCACACCACCGACAGCGGACTGCTCTGCCTGGGCGGCGGCACCGGTATAGCGCCCATCAAGGCGCTGGTCGAGGACGTCGCCGAGCACGGGGAACGCCGGCCGGTCGAGGTCTTCTACGGCGCCCGTACCGACCATGATCTGTACGACATCGACACCATGCTCCGCCTCCAGCAGAGCCACCCCTGGCTCTCGGTCCGCGCGATCATCGACCAGCAGGCGCACCAGCAGCTTCCGGACGCGGTACGTGCCTTCGGGCCGTGGAACGAGTACGACGCCTATCTGTCGGGCCCGCCGGGGATGATCCGCAGTGGTGTGGACGCCCTGCGGGACATCGGCATCCCGTCGGAGCGCATACGGCACGACTCCGTGGAGGAACTGGTCGCGGCCGGTTCCTGA
- a CDS encoding NUDIX domain-containing protein produces MTVRPVVKRTARAVLLDGDDLILIKRTKPGMDPYWLTPGGGVEPDDPTVVDALHREVYEELGAKITDVVPCFVDTVEHIGEDGGATGVKVQHFFVCRLESMDPSLRHGPEVDEPVGEYEIVRVPFTRVGIASVHLVPLSLRHYLDGNIEGVRAMHAPDLG; encoded by the coding sequence ATGACCGTCCGACCCGTGGTCAAGCGCACCGCCCGTGCCGTTCTGCTGGACGGGGACGACCTGATCCTGATCAAGCGCACCAAGCCGGGCATGGATCCCTACTGGCTCACTCCCGGCGGCGGGGTCGAGCCCGACGACCCGACCGTTGTCGATGCCCTGCACCGCGAGGTGTACGAGGAGCTCGGCGCGAAGATCACCGACGTCGTGCCCTGCTTCGTGGACACCGTGGAGCACATCGGGGAGGACGGCGGCGCGACGGGTGTGAAAGTGCAGCACTTCTTCGTCTGCCGCCTGGAGTCCATGGATCCCTCCCTCCGCCACGGCCCCGAGGTGGACGAACCCGTCGGCGAGTACGAGATCGTGCGTGTGCCCTTCACCCGGGTGGGCATCGCCTCCGTTCACCTCGTGCCGCTCTCGCTGCGGCACTACCTGGACGGCAACATCGAGGGCGTGCGCGCCATGCACGCCCCCGACCTGGGCTGA
- a CDS encoding LysR family transcriptional regulator, with product MDLALLRTFVTVHRAGSFTRAAALLGLSQPAVTSQIRTLERQLGRPLFLRQARGVTPTSIGDELAHKAAPHLDALVEIAETGLDDDSSLRTLHLAGPPEFTAERALPALTELTGEDGQGFALRASFGNVEETLEGLSAGHHDLAISTARPRGALLTATALCDEEHVLVAAPRWAEQIGAGQPDRKPEPALEQVPVVEVHESLPFVSRYWASVFDSRPAAPGTVVVPDLRAVLACAIAGAGLAVLPRYLCVAALERGDVVALHEPAVPPLRTYFLVVRTGTLAMPHIARAHEWLQRAAADWC from the coding sequence GTGGATCTGGCCTTGCTGCGGACCTTCGTGACCGTGCACCGGGCCGGCTCCTTCACCCGCGCCGCCGCCCTGCTCGGCCTCTCCCAGCCGGCCGTCACCTCGCAGATTCGCACGCTGGAACGGCAGCTGGGCCGCCCCCTGTTCCTGCGGCAGGCCCGCGGCGTGACTCCGACCAGCATCGGCGACGAACTCGCCCACAAGGCCGCCCCGCATCTGGACGCCTTGGTGGAGATAGCCGAGACCGGCCTCGACGACGACTCCTCCTTACGGACGCTGCACCTCGCCGGACCCCCGGAGTTCACCGCCGAACGAGCCCTGCCCGCCCTCACGGAGCTGACCGGAGAGGACGGCCAGGGCTTCGCTCTGCGCGCCTCCTTCGGGAATGTCGAGGAAACGCTGGAAGGGCTTTCCGCCGGGCACCATGATCTGGCCATCAGCACGGCCCGTCCGCGCGGTGCCCTGCTCACGGCGACTGCGCTCTGCGACGAGGAGCACGTCCTCGTCGCCGCCCCGCGCTGGGCCGAACAGATCGGTGCCGGGCAGCCCGACCGCAAGCCGGAACCGGCCCTGGAGCAGGTGCCCGTCGTCGAGGTGCACGAGTCGCTGCCGTTCGTCTCCCGCTACTGGGCCTCCGTCTTCGACTCGCGCCCAGCCGCCCCGGGCACTGTCGTCGTCCCCGACCTGCGTGCGGTTCTGGCGTGCGCGATCGCGGGCGCGGGCCTGGCGGTGCTGCCCCGCTATCTGTGCGTGGCCGCGTTGGAGCGGGGTGACGTCGTCGCCCTGCATGAGCCGGCGGTGCCGCCGCTGCGCACGTACTTCCTGGTGGTGCGCACCGGGACGCTCGCGATGCCCCACATCGCCCGGGCCCACGAGTGGTTGCAGCGGGCGGCGGCCGACTGGTGCTGA